The following coding sequences are from one Triticum dicoccoides isolate Atlit2015 ecotype Zavitan chromosome 4A, WEW_v2.0, whole genome shotgun sequence window:
- the LOC119289018 gene encoding uncharacterized protein LOC119289018: MRIVGVAKPERMSSMEREPKTLSLGELNYAREAALYVLTTHSSQDAARIFTEGLKPVLGVRRNSTDSDSDDDEEGDVFDPDALLDNHDVRRHRQMRGRIAKKRDFATAPF; this comes from the exons ATGAGGATCGTCGGGGTTGCAAAGCCGGAGAGGATGTCTTCCATGGAGCGGGAGCCCAAGACGCTCTCCCTCGGCGAGCTCAATTACGCCAGG GAAGCGGCGCTGTACGTGCTGACCACGCACTCCTCGCAGGACGCAGCCCGGATCTTCACCGAG GGTCTGAAGCCGGTGCTCGGCGTCAGGAGGAACTCGACGGACTCTGACTCGGACGACGACGAGGAAGGGGACGTGTTTGATCCGGACGCGCTCCTCGACAATCACGACGTGCGCCGTCATCGCCAGATGCGTGGGCGCATCGCCAAGAAACGAGACTTTGCTACAGCACCCTTCTAA
- the LOC119286441 gene encoding berberine bridge enzyme-like 27 — MAMLRGLSLMLSVTFFSGCLVSVPSLASSDGFLQCIREKIPSELVYTQCNANFSAVLASSVRNPKFFTTTVRPLCVVTPTHASHVQAAVLCGRWQGVRLRVRSGGHDYEGLSYRSARPEVFGLLDLANLRAVSVNHWEYTAWVDSGATIGELYYAIGKNNPEVAFPAGECPTIGVGGHFSGGGVGMMMRKYGLSIDNILDAKLVNANGQLLDRAGMGEDLFWAIRGGGGGSFGIVLSWKVHLVQVPPTVTVFSIAKTLEQGAIDILTKWQDVGPSLPADLTVTVMLSGQQAAFRAMYLGTCSSLVATMGERLPELNMTSADCQPMTWLQSTALSFITFTNNKPLEEALLSRTTSLSTFTKVKSDYVTRAIPKTAWKDIFSWFAMNGAGLIVLEPHGGLMATIPAAATPYPHRSGVLYIIQYIAFWQGDGGTAATTWLGSFYDFMGHYVSSNPRQAYVNFRDLDIGQNAVSDDLSTTSQSGKVWGERYFMSNYQRLASVKAAVDPMDYFRNEQSIPPLRPVPAYNDYNDDPSEQRFMPQDPLN; from the coding sequence ATGGCTATGCTCAGAGGCCTATCACTCATGCTTTCTGTCACCTTCTTCTCTGGCTGCCTCGTCTCAGTCCCTTCCCTAGCTTCCTCCGATGGCTTCCTCCAGTGCATCAGGGAGAAGATACCCAGCGAGCTTGTGTACACACAGTGCAACGCCAACTTCAGCGCCGTGCTGGCCTCCTCCGTTAGGAACCCCAAgttcttcaccaccaccgtcagGCCGCTCTGCGTCGTCACGCCCACCCACGCCTCCCACGTCCAGGCCGCCGTGCTCTGTGGCCGCTGGCAGGGCGTGCGCCTCCGCGTGCGCAGCGGCGGCCACGACTACGAGGGCCTCTCCTACCGGTCGGCGCGGCCCGAGGTCTTCGGCCTGCTCGACCTCGCCAACCTCCGGGCAGTGAGCGTCAACCACTGGGAGTACACGGCCTGGGTCGACTCCGGCGCCACCATCGGGGAGCTGTACTACGCCATCGGGAAGAATAACCCCGAGGTCGCGTTCCCGGCCGGCGAGTGCCCGACCATCGGTGTGGGCGGCCACTtcagcggcggtggcgtcggcatgATGATGCGCAAGTACGGCCTCTCCATCGACAACATCCTCGACGCCAAGCTGGTCAATGCCAACGGGCAGCTCCTCGACAGGGCCGGCATGGGGGAGGACCTCTTCTGGGCcatccgaggcggcggcggcgggagcttcGGCATCGTGCTCTCATGGAAGGTCCACCTCGTGCAGGTCCCACCCACGGTCACGGTGTTCAGCATCGCAAAGACGCTTGAGCAGGGCGCCATAGACATCCTTACCAAATGGCAAGACGTCGGGCCATCTCTCCCCGCCGACCTCACAGTAACGGTGATGCTGTCGGGGCAGCAAGCCGCGTTCCGGGCCATGTACCTCGGCACGTGCAGCTCGCTCGTGGCAACGATGGGCGAGCGGTTGCCGGAGCTCAACATGACGAGCGCCGACTGCCAGCCCATGACCTGGCTCCAGTCCACGGCCTTGTCCTTCATCACCTTCACCAACAACAAACCGCTGGAGGAGGCGCTCCTGAGCAGGACCACCAGCCTCAGCACCTTCACCAAGGTCAAGTCCGACTACGTCACGCGCGCCATCCCCAAGACCGCGTGGAAGGACATCTTTTCCTGGTTCGCCATGAACGGCGCCGGCCTCATCGTGCTCGAGCCCCACGGCGGGCTCATGGCCACCATCCCCGCCGCCGCAACGCCGTACCCGCACCGGAGCGGCGTGCTCTACATCATCCAGTACATCGCGTTCTGGCAAGGCGACGGCGGCACGGCGGCCACCACCTGGCTCGGCAGCTTCTACGACTTCATGGGGCACTACGTGAGCAGCAACCCGAGGCAGGCGTACGTCAACTTCCGGGACCTGGACATCGGCCAGAACGCGGTGTCGGACGACCTCAGTACCACGTCCCAGAGCGGCAAGGTTTGGGGTGAGCGCTACTTCATGAGCAACTACCAGAGGCTCGCGTCGGTGAAGGCAGCCGTGGATCCAATGGACTACTTCAGAAACGAGCAGAGCATCCCCCCGTTGCGACCAGTCCCAGCCTACAACGACTACAACGACGACCCAAGTGAGCAGAGATTCATGCCACAGGATCCCCTTAATTAG